In Geminocystis sp. NIES-3708, a single window of DNA contains:
- a CDS encoding CRR6 family NdhI maturation factor translates to MTVNITINQNHIYKLDLSPVEIIIEELGKPQEILTLEQQIVFNIDYPREETDPRELSEIPEIRLWFIALDSRYPWLPFSLNWRDGELVRYTAMLVPHTFSRTEGIQYNSEALDIFIMNKIFTLHRWLKQQNIKGNSRLKAMAQIFGYDLEDSFFELLSQN, encoded by the coding sequence ATGACTGTTAATATTACAATTAATCAAAATCATATTTATAAACTAGATTTATCTCCAGTAGAAATAATTATTGAAGAGTTGGGAAAACCGCAAGAAATTTTGACATTAGAACAACAAATAGTTTTTAATATTGATTATCCTAGAGAAGAAACCGATCCTCGTGAATTATCTGAAATCCCAGAAATAAGACTTTGGTTTATTGCTTTAGATAGTCGTTATCCTTGGTTGCCTTTTTCTTTAAATTGGCGAGATGGTGAGTTAGTCAGATATACTGCCATGCTTGTACCTCATACATTTAGTCGCACAGAAGGAATACAGTATAATTCTGAAGCTCTCGATATTTTTATAATGAATAAAATTTTTACCCTTCATCGTTGGTTAAAACAACAAAATATTAAGGGTAATTCTCGATTAAAAGCGATGGCACAGATTTTTGGTTACGATTTGGAAGATAGTTTTTTTGAACTTTTATCGCAAAATTAA
- a CDS encoding GUN4 domain-containing protein, which produces MNDLETLKEKFNQTSEKNKLSIINQLTDQGEDGYQFLRDFLFTNKDKVDPIIGKIYLILRQSNKQEDKKFINLYFPKGIIKLTSEKNIDYSDLQQLLIHQKFQEADVLTRVKLCELAGETAIQRKWVYFTEVDKFPIQDLQLIDLLWQVYSEGKFGYKIQRQLWLSFGKDYAQLWEKLKWKSGNKWTKYPQEFIWDLSAPIGHLPLSNQLRGIRVIDALFSHPAWN; this is translated from the coding sequence ATGAATGATTTAGAAACTCTAAAAGAAAAATTTAATCAAACATCTGAAAAGAATAAATTATCGATTATAAACCAACTAACAGATCAAGGAGAAGATGGCTATCAATTTTTAAGAGATTTTTTATTTACGAATAAAGATAAGGTTGACCCTATTATCGGTAAAATTTATCTAATATTAAGACAAAGCAATAAACAAGAAGATAAAAAATTTATTAATCTATATTTTCCCAAAGGAATTATTAAATTAACATCAGAAAAAAATATTGACTATAGCGATTTACAACAATTACTAATCCATCAAAAATTTCAGGAAGCAGACGTATTAACAAGAGTTAAATTATGTGAACTAGCAGGTGAAACAGCCATTCAAAGAAAATGGGTTTATTTCACTGAAGTAGATAAATTTCCGATCCAAGATTTACAATTAATAGACTTACTCTGGCAAGTTTATTCTGAAGGAAAATTTGGCTATAAAATACAGCGTCAACTGTGGTTATCTTTTGGAAAAGACTATGCACAATTATGGGAAAAACTGAAATGGAAATCAGGCAATAAATGGACAAAATATCCTCAAGAATTTATCTGGGATTTAAGTGCTCCCATAGGGCATTTACCTCTATCAAATCAATTACGTGGTATCAGAGTTATCGATGCTTTGTTTTCTCATCCAGCTTGGAATTAA
- a CDS encoding M23 family metallopeptidase — translation MTTLVLIITNSLILVKPKSVQAQTIPVTASWRQASFPVENFQAYTSGYGYRMHPISGDTRFHRGLDLAAPLGSYVRSWWSGQVVSLSDHTGCGTMITIQSGKWTHIYCHLMGSVENTAKGTVLVDRSGGIVLWQGQNVPAGARIARVGMTGRTTGPHLHWELKYNGNHIDPADVLRQMFAQRI, via the coding sequence ATGACTACTTTAGTTTTAATTATTACCAATAGTCTAATTCTTGTCAAACCTAAATCAGTTCAAGCACAAACAATTCCCGTAACTGCTTCTTGGCGACAAGCATCTTTTCCAGTAGAAAATTTTCAGGCTTATACTTCTGGTTATGGTTATAGAATGCACCCCATTAGCGGAGATACCAGATTTCATCGAGGATTAGATTTAGCCGCCCCTTTAGGTAGTTATGTTCGTAGTTGGTGGAGTGGTCAAGTTGTCTCTCTTTCTGATCATACAGGGTGTGGTACAATGATTACTATTCAATCAGGTAAATGGACTCATATCTATTGTCACTTAATGGGTTCGGTGGAAAATACAGCAAAAGGAACAGTTTTAGTGGATCGTAGTGGTGGAATTGTATTATGGCAAGGACAAAATGTTCCTGCTGGTGCAAGAATTGCTAGAGTAGGAATGACAGGTAGAACTACTGGACCTCATTTACATTGGGAATTAAAGTATAATGGTAATCATATTGATCCAGCCGATGTATTACGACAAATGTTTGCCCAAAGGATTTAA